In one window of Prevotella sp. E13-17 DNA:
- a CDS encoding RDD family protein: MSEPSFLTGQYVQLELTPASVGDRMAAQVIDWGVMLVYAVLVSRVLKELDLSFMTNVLLIVLPILFYTLLCELFNRGQSVGKKIMKTRVVKADGSTPTIGAFLIRWLMYLIDGPILSFAGVLVMILNRRNQRIGDLAAGTMVVKLKKYKDIQVSLDEYDFLESNYKPRYPQAADLSLEQIEIISRTLAMKSDDFLPRTAALANKVAQKLGIERQEAYDTAFLQRIVRDYQYYALEEI; encoded by the coding sequence ATGTCAGAACCAAGTTTTCTTACAGGACAATACGTACAATTGGAGTTGACGCCCGCCAGTGTGGGCGACCGCATGGCTGCCCAGGTGATAGACTGGGGCGTCATGTTGGTATATGCCGTCTTGGTGTCAAGGGTCCTGAAGGAACTGGATCTCAGTTTCATGACCAATGTCTTACTGATAGTCTTGCCCATTCTATTCTATACGCTGCTCTGCGAACTGTTCAACCGTGGACAGTCCGTCGGAAAAAAGATCATGAAGACGCGCGTGGTGAAAGCCGATGGCTCGACACCGACCATTGGTGCTTTCCTGATTCGCTGGCTGATGTATCTGATTGACGGTCCCATACTGAGCTTTGCCGGCGTGCTGGTCATGATACTGAACCGACGCAACCAGCGCATAGGTGACCTGGCGGCGGGCACGATGGTCGTCAAACTGAAAAAGTATAAGGACATTCAGGTCAGCCTGGACGAGTATGACTTTCTGGAAAGCAACTACAAACCGCGCTACCCACAGGCTGCCGACTTATCACTGGAACAGATAGAGATTATCAGTCGGACGCTGGCGATGAAAAGCGACGACTTCCTGCCGCGCACTGCTGCCCTGGCCAACAAGGTGGCACAGAAGCTGGGCATAGAGCGGCAGGAAGCCTACGATACTGCATTTCTTCAACGCATCGTACGCGATTA
- a CDS encoding stage II sporulation protein M, translating into MKEVTFIRHNIDKWRRYEKVLEEEVFSTPDDLADAYIDVTSDLAFSQTHYPQSRITLYLNNLGISIHNKIYRNKRERWTRIYTFWTQEVPATMWDARRELRWSFLIFLMFSFVGALSQWLDPEFSRLIMGDSYVDMTLDNIAKGSPMAVYDGSTEGSMFVQITLNNVKVSFLVYVMGIFTSLGTGFLLMRNAVMLGAFQTFFAQHGLLCESALAIWLHGTLEISAIIIAGAAGLAMGNGWLFPGTYSRMDAFRRGVKRGLKIVVGTVPVFIMAGFIESFATRHVEVADALRLGIIVLSALFIVSYFIVLPYLKHHESGKTTN; encoded by the coding sequence GTGAAAGAAGTAACTTTTATCAGACACAACATTGACAAGTGGAGACGGTATGAAAAAGTGCTCGAAGAAGAGGTCTTTTCTACGCCAGATGACTTGGCAGATGCTTATATCGACGTTACTTCAGACTTAGCTTTTTCGCAAACACACTATCCACAATCACGTATCACACTCTATCTGAACAACCTCGGCATATCTATCCACAACAAGATATACCGCAACAAGCGTGAGCGCTGGACCCGTATCTATACGTTTTGGACCCAAGAGGTGCCTGCCACCATGTGGGATGCCCGCCGCGAATTGCGTTGGTCGTTCCTGATCTTCCTGATGTTTTCCTTCGTGGGCGCCTTGTCGCAATGGCTCGATCCCGAGTTCTCGCGTTTGATCATGGGCGATAGCTATGTGGATATGACGCTCGACAATATCGCTAAGGGGTCGCCTATGGCGGTCTATGATGGCTCGACAGAGGGGTCGATGTTTGTACAGATTACCCTGAACAATGTCAAGGTGTCCTTCTTGGTCTATGTTATGGGCATCTTTACGAGTCTTGGCACGGGCTTTCTTCTCATGCGGAACGCGGTGATGCTGGGTGCTTTCCAAACCTTCTTTGCTCAGCATGGGCTGCTCTGCGAGTCGGCACTGGCCATCTGGTTGCACGGCACGCTGGAGATTTCTGCCATCATCATTGCCGGTGCTGCCGGTCTGGCCATGGGCAATGGCTGGCTGTTTCCCGGCACTTATTCCCGTATGGATGCCTTCCGTCGGGGTGTGAAACGCGGTCTGAAGATTGTTGTGGGCACGGTGCCTGTGTTCATCATGGCCGGCTTTATCGAGAGTTTTGCCACCCGCCATGTTGAGGTGGCCGATGCGTTGCGCTTGGGCATCATCGTACTCTCGGCCCTATTTATTGTCTCTTATTTTATTGTTTTACCATATTTAAAACATCATGAATCAGGAAAAACTACAAACTGA
- a CDS encoding DUF4129 domain-containing protein — translation MALDTLQIDSMQVAMWQQDGRYDYNRELMGGGESLLEWLQRVVMGWFEELFAIAAHDERMQWLLAALGVVLVVAVGWFVWRKRQLKFNYDRRNNTLDYELDGDTIYGMDFTQLIQEVLTREDYAQVVRLVYLQTLKMLSDATRINWQASKTPTQYVAEVRQEDFTELSHLFMRVRYGNLTATKQLAERMNILQENVGRWLNQPTEGGEEA, via the coding sequence GTGGCTCTCGATACCTTACAGATAGACAGCATGCAGGTTGCCATGTGGCAACAGGATGGCCGGTATGACTACAACCGCGAACTGATGGGCGGTGGCGAAAGTCTGCTGGAATGGCTGCAGCGTGTCGTCATGGGATGGTTCGAAGAACTGTTTGCCATTGCAGCGCACGACGAAAGGATGCAGTGGCTCCTGGCTGCGTTGGGTGTGGTGCTCGTTGTTGCTGTCGGCTGGTTTGTATGGCGAAAGCGCCAGCTGAAGTTTAACTACGATCGTCGTAATAACACACTCGACTACGAGCTCGATGGAGACACCATCTATGGCATGGACTTCACCCAGTTGATACAGGAAGTGTTGACGCGTGAGGACTATGCTCAAGTGGTACGCCTGGTCTATCTGCAGACGTTGAAGATGTTGAGCGATGCCACTCGCATCAACTGGCAAGCCTCTAAGACGCCCACACAGTATGTGGCTGAGGTAAGGCAGGAAGACTTTACAGAGCTGTCGCACCTGTTCATGCGTGTGAGATACGGTAATTTAACGGCCACGAAGCAACTGGCAGAGCGGATGAATATCCTGCAAGAGAATGTTGGACGCTGGCTCAACCAACCGACGGAAGGAGGTGAGGAGGCATGA